Proteins found in one Poecilia reticulata strain Guanapo unplaced genomic scaffold, Guppy_female_1.0+MT scaffold_125, whole genome shotgun sequence genomic segment:
- the rpl18a gene encoding large ribosomal subunit protein eL20, with product MKASGTLREYKVIGRLLPSAKNPAPPLYRMRIFAPNHVVAKSRFWYFVSQLRKMKKASGEIVYCGLVHEKTPLKVKNFGIWLRYDSRSGTHNMYREYRDLSTSGAVTQCYRDMGARHRARAHSIQIMKVQVIAANKCRRPAIKQFHDSKIRFPLPHRVLRRQHKPRFTTKRPNTFY from the exons CTTCGGGAGTATAAGGTCATCGGGCGCCTGCTGCCCTCGGCCAAGAACCCGGCCCCGCCGCTGTACCGCATGAGGATCTTCGCCCCGAACCACGTGGTGGCCAAGTCCCGCTTCTGGTACTTCGTGTCCCAgctgaggaagatgaagaaggCATCTGGAGAGATCGTCTACTGCGGCCTG GTCCACGAGAAGACTCCTTTGAAGGTGAAGAACTTTGGGATCTGGCTGCGTTACGACTCCCGCAGCGGAACGCACAACATGTACAGAGAGTACAGAGACCTGAGCACGTCTGGAGCCGTCACCCAGTGCt ACCGGGACATGGGAGCCCGCCACCGTGCGCGCGCTCACTCCATCCAGATCATGAAGGTCCAGGTCATCGCTGCCAACAAGTGCCGCCGGCCCGCCATCAAGCAGTTCCAT GACTCTAAGATCCGGTTCCCGCTGCCCCACCGGGTTCTGCGCCGGCAGCACAAGCCGCGTTTCACCACCAAGAGACCGAACACCTTCTACTGA